GAGAAAAGATCAATGATAAACAGCCAGACAGTTTGAATCAGACGCTACTTGGAGGAGACAATCTAGAAATGCATGTTCTTTTGGAGGCTCAAAATGCAGCAGCGAATTGACTAATCATCAGCACATCACATTTGTTCTTACAACCACAACCGCTGCAGCACCTAATACACATCAGTACACGGAAATGCTCGATAAAGGACATGAAGCAGTTCAGGGCTTCAGGCCAACCACTACAATATAACCTCAGATGCTACTTCATCTTTCACTTTCTTGACAACTCAAGAGTAGAATTTGACCAATAGGCTTGGAACACAACTTTTGAATAACATCGAAATCAACATGAGCTCACTCTTCAACATTGACAAGTTCATACTCCACAAGTGAGAGATTGTTGTCCTCCTTTACATTAAAGCTTGCCGGTTCAGTGACTTCAATGCGGCCCCATTTGTCCACAGCAAGCCTCATTGATCCTTTGAACATATCAATTTTCGCATTGCGGATAATAACAGTGCTGTCAGGCTTCATCAGGTCAACTGTAAATAGGACAATTGTTAGATATCACCCCAATTGAAAACGTATTCACCAAATAACCTGAGGTATTCTTGCATCCACCTTGAGAATAACTACATTTGAACTGTAATATGCATAAGGTAAGGGACATGGCATGCTATGAATCTACTTGTCCATGCATGTGAATAATCATGCATACGACATGCACTTATCATTTTGGATCATCATTTATGAATTACGCTTACAATAATAAGCAACATAAAATTAGATATATGCATGATACGGGCAAAGCATGATAAAGTCTTTcaccaataaaaatatgacaatctTCCAACCAGCTTAAGAGATGATGTGCTCGAAAGCCTCTACTATTATGCAGCACCATAGGAATTAATTCCATACACTCATCAGCACAGGAGCCTAGGTGAACTTGGGCAACTCAAGGGTTATTGCTTATTACTCTATCAAAGCATTGCAAATTCATACACCCAGATTTTTCCAAGCAAATATTTCTACAATGATATAAAAACTACAACAAAGGCAATCAATTAGAACATGCACAGTCTCGCAAGTACTTAGATAAACTTGCATGGATAAATATAGAAAGTGACACCTGCACCATTTGGGAAGGTTAAGTTATTTTTACAGCACACAAACAACCTCAGAGTTCAAGTGTTCAACGTTATCAACTGGATATGTCAGCCGCGAACCCCCAATCTTTCACATTCCTTAAACCCAATATACCCAATATCATGGACAATCCTACCATTCAACCTTGCATAAACCATGGGTAGCAGTGTTGAAATACCAGCTCGTGACTACAGCAATATGCGACATCAATATCTCACTACATCTAAAACCAAGCAACTAGCCCCACCTTGGTTGTGCCAAAAACCGACATGCTGCATTACATGGAACACAGCAGTATACTCTCAACTGATATCAGATATACAAGTATATGCGAATTTACGGATCAATCTAGAACGAGCATGCGACTTCAAAACTGGCCTCCTTAGTCAAAAGATTACCCACAACAAAAGCAAACAGGTAACCCACCAACGGGAGAGATTGATTACTACTCCAGTACACAGGATGGGGACAGATTCGTACCCTGCTCGTTGCGGGCGGTGAACAGGATGCAGCCGGTCTCGTCGCCGATGAGGCACTCCGCGATCCTCGTGGGACGCGCCACCGGGCCCggggccgcgccggcgcggccctTCTGGACGACTGTCTTGGAGCTGAGCACCTTGGCGACGAGCGTGTGGCCGGCCGTCCCGGGCTTCAGCTGGTCTACCTTGACGAACACCGGCTTCctcttccccgccgccgccgccgccgccatggaaacgggaaaaagaaaaaagaaaacaccgTAGAGATTTTGGATAGAGATAGGAACAGGATTACGCGGAGGCCCAAACCCTAGATTGAGGCTTTAATAGGCGATCGAGGAGGCCACTAACGACGCGGCGGCCTCCGAGAGAGTCCGTGTTTGTTGAAAACCAGACGCCATCATTACTGGGTCCAGTGGGATGGATCAAAGGAGTACTATCCGCTTCTCCTTTGCAAAAAagttatgagaaaaaaaaaagttcaggtCAGTGGGGAATATAGCTGTGGTACCATCtacgtaaaaaaaataaaatttcatggtTAGTTACCTAACAGTTTttttatctcatcatctatcctaaaaatagaggatgaatggtaaaaATAGTGttccaacagaacatctatttcattctttatttttagatgtcctcTGTATCAGGAGAAAGAACACAGTCTAAAACTCAATTGTCCATACTTTAGCcactataaaacataaaacaaatgcatGGTACCTAcatgtatcaataaaatataatagactagaatatagatgctctaatataatatagatgctctaatatggatgatctgttggagcacacaaatatacagaggataaaactgttttagatgatcatccaaactAAGATATAgaggaccaaatttagatgggCTGTTGGGATACTTTTATCCCACTAAaactttattatataaataattattgtatCGAATTTTGGTAAAGTAAATGATACATGgattatgatataaaaaatagagggtAAATACACTAAGGTTTGAAAAAGTAAAGAATACTTTAGTTGTAATGTTGgatagatatattataaataaatggtTTTTTGGGACGAAAGACGTGCAAGAAATACTCGTTATATTTCAGAATAACCAGAGTACCTGATTATTTGATTCGAGATGGATATGATATGACAAGGCTTTCGAATATAGTTTTCGAGCAGTAAAGCTAAAAGCATCCATCGCATAAACATCTCTTCGAAACCATCATTAGCTCTCGTTAGCATCTTCGCGTGCAAGGAAAGGGCAATCAACCTAAAACCCGTACAATCTTGCCTGACCAAGCTTCACCAAAGGTCCAAAACTATGTTGGCTCTTCTTTTCCTTGCGACCGTTGCAcggaattttattaaataatatcattaacatattattaaaataaagttaataagagtggtttgatatatatagatcttatttatttttttctaagaaaataGTAGAAGATGGTGGTGGGGTATGTGGTAAATTCAGCACCCACC
This is a stretch of genomic DNA from Oryza brachyantha chromosome 1, ObraRS2, whole genome shotgun sequence. It encodes these proteins:
- the LOC102720648 gene encoding uncharacterized protein At4g28440-like, with the translated sequence MAAAAAAGKRKPVFVKVDQLKPGTAGHTLVAKVLSSKTVVQKGRAGAAPGPVARPTRIAECLIGDETGCILFTARNEQVDLMKPDSTVIIRNAKIDMFKGSMRLAVDKWGRIEVTEPASFNVKEDNNLSLVEYELVNVEE